The Archocentrus centrarchus isolate MPI-CPG fArcCen1 chromosome 7, fArcCen1, whole genome shotgun sequence genome window below encodes:
- the nfatc2a gene encoding nuclear factor of activated T-cells, cytoplasmic 2 isoform X6, with protein MTSFYDEKDLVEELSRVSCPDEDLQFEYLFEYEPPCSDFAGGDQDDSSLVPPKVLSPESEQAFPLGETSPYGIKSCSPSYSEHTEVLSGYENQEARNYLDSTRSAALSPRIEITPSREHYNHGRDSLQNHHLNISPRPTLTVPGHENLAYREPQCLSPASSNSSTSWHSENYSPWASPCVSPSSAQNPGDLCPRLQNIHTGSPRTSPGTSPRTSLGEDGVGPRSPSPRPGSRSTSPQGKRTYDMYRNPGLIPGHRSRSPSPSSGHEDHNIGAHYTHSSLTDAMNGFGASQPSLVPTKIVKTSNQVYTLYPENHGDGNYMVSCEQDIKAKPAAEPFFVIPSIWPKPLVSGLCSIPVASLPPLEWPVPSRTDQYELHIEVQPKPHHRAHYETEGSRGAVKAPTGGHPVVQLHGYRGKEPLGLQIFIGTADERILKPHAFYQVHRITGKTVTTTSFEKIINGTKILEIPLEPKNNMKAIIDCAGILKLRNADIELRKGETDVGRKNTRVRLVFRVHIPQPGGQHVSLQVASHPIECSQRSAHELPMVEKQDMDSCSVLGGQQMILTGQNFSSDSKVIFMEKTQDGQQIWETEATVDKDKSQPSMLFVEVPPYRETSVCHPAKVNFYVINGKRKRSQPQHFTYTPLASPSIKTEPIDEYEAEHMGFAMPQILSMSSHSYYHNPRGILHPDNGLVSGMASCQRLSSSLPNQDARFQQQSPAIVYSRGGKSLSGSPAMWQAGGMMPDPHRSVLVHTGSPAQSVGPINAGQHPSIIQFSPTNHHLIRAGDPQPLTGPQSDNQQIIYCDGYSPQAAATHSPTPTQVSVTHPQHYPTVIQQQKGRTPAGTGQVDASGDGQRRVTVKEENLDQAYLDDVNEIIRKDLTGVQTRGQT; from the exons ATGACCTCCTTTTACGACGAAAAAGATTTGGTGGAAGAGCTCAGTCGAGTCAGCTGCCCTGACGAGGATTTACAGTTTGAGTACCTGTTTGAATATGAGCCGCCGTGCAGTGACTTTGCAGGGGGGGACCAAG ATGACTCCAGCCTTGTGCCCCCAAAAGTCCTCAGTCCTGAATCTGAGCAGGCTTTCCCCCTGGGGGAGACCTCTCCATACGGCATCAAGTCCTGCAGCCCCTCCTACAGTGAGCACACTGAGGTTCTCTCAGGATATGAGAACCAGGAGGCCAGAAACTACCTGGACAGTACTCGGTCTGCTGCCCTGAGCCCTCGAATTGAAATCACCCCCTCACGTGAGCACTACAATCATGGTCGGGACTCTCTGCAGAACCACCATCTGAACATTAGCCCCAGACCCACCCTTACTGTGCCAGGCCATGAAAACCTCGCCTACCGTGAGCCCCAGTGCCTGAGTCCTGCCAGCAGCAACTCCTCCACCAGCTGGCACTCAGAAAACTATTCCCCCTGGGCGTCGCCTTGCGTGTCCCCGAGCAGTGCACAGAACCCTGGAGACCTGTGCCCACGATTACAGAACATCCACACTGGCTCCCCACGCACCTCCCCGGGCACCTCTCCTCGCACCAGCCTAGGTGAGGACGGCGTAGGACCCCGCTCTCCTTCCCCAAGGCCTGGCTCTCGCTCCACCTCCCCGCAGGGAAAACGCACCTACGACATGTACAGAAATCCAGGATTAATCCCTGGGCACCGCTCCCGCAGTCCTTCCCCCAGTAGCGGCCACGAAGATCACAACATAGGCGCCCACTATACACATAGCAGCCTTACTGATGCCATGAATGGTTTTGGCGCCAGCCAGCCAAGCCTGGTGCCCACTAAAATAGTCAAGACATCCAACCAGGTTTACACTCTGTACCCAGAGAACCACGGAGATGGGAACTACATGGTGTCCTGTGAGCAGGACATAAAAGCCAAACCTGCTGCAGAGCCTTTCTTTGTTATTCCTTCAATCTGGCCCAAGCCTCTGGTTTCTGGCCTCTGCAG CATCCCTGTGGCTTCTCTGCCCCCACTGGAATGGCCTGTTCCTAGCCGCACCGACCAGTATGAGCTCCACATTGAGGTGCAGCCCAAACCACATCACAGAGCTCACTATGAAACAGAGGGAAGCAGGGGTGCAGTCAAAGCCCCCACGGGAGGACATCCTGTTGTGCAG TTACATGGCTACAGAGGCAAGGAGCCACTTGGCCTACAGATTTTCATCGGTACAGCTGACGAGCGCATCCTCAAGCCGCACGCCTTTTATCAAGTCCACCGCATCACTGGCAAAACAGTTACGACCACCAGCTTTGAGAAGATCATCAACGGCACTAAAATCCTGGAGATCCCACTAGAGCCTaagaacaacatgaaagcaat AATCGACTGCGCTGGGATCCTGAAGCTCAGGAACGCCGATATCGAGCTGAGGAAGGGCGAGACAGACGTCGGTCGGAAAAACACCCGAGTTCGACTTGTGTTTCGTGTGCACATACCTCAGCCTGGAGGACAGCATGTCTCTCTCCAGGTGGCCTCGCATCCCATCGAGTGCT CTCAGCGTTCAGCACACGAGCTTCCCATGGTGGAGAAGCAGGACATGGACAGCTGCTCTGTTCTGGGTGGCCAGCAGATGATCCTGACTGGGCAGAACTTCAGCTCCGATTCCAAGGTCATTTTTATGGAGAAAACACAGG ATGGGCAGCAAATCTGGGAAACAGAAGCAACGGTGGATAAAGACAAAAGCCAACCT AGCATGCTGTTTGTGGAGGTGCCGCCCTACCGTGAAACATCTGTCTGCCATCCTGCTAAAGTAAACTTCTACGTCATCAATGGCAAGAGAAAGCGCAGCCAGCCTCAGCATTTCACCTACACACCACTGGCAT cTCCATCTATTAAGACAGAGCCCATAGATGAGTATGAAGCAGAGCACATGGGCTTTGCTATGCCTCAAATCTTGAGCATGTCCTCTCATTCCTACTACCATAACCCACGTGGCATCCTCCACCCAGACAACGGTCTGGTCTCTGGCATGGCTTCTTGCCAGCGCCTCAGTTCCAGCCTTCCAAACCAAGATGCACGTTTCCAGCAGCAGAGCCCAGCCATCGTGTACTCACGTGGGGGCAAGAGTCTGAGTGGCAGCCCTGCTATGTGGCAAGCTGGAGGGATGATGCCTGACCCCCACCGCTCGGTCCTGGTCCACACAGGCTCTCCAGCTCAGTCTGTAGGGCCCATCAATGCAGGTCAACACCCTTCTATCATCCAGTTCTCTCCCACCAACCACCACCTGATTCGAGCAGGAGACCCTCAACCCCTAACTGGGCCTCAGTCTGACAACCAGCAGATCATATACTGTGATGGCTATTCCCCACAGGCAGCTGCCACCCACTCACCCACACCTACCCAGGTATCAGTGACCCACCCGCAGCACTACCCCACCGTGATTCAGCAGCAGAAAGGCAGAACTCCAGCTGGGACGGGGCAGGTGGATGCTTCAGGAGATGGACAGAGACGGGTGACGGTCAAGGAAGAGAATTTGGACCAGGCCTACCTAGATGATG
- the nfatc2a gene encoding nuclear factor of activated T-cells, cytoplasmic 2 isoform X5 yields the protein MTSFYDEKDLVEELSRVSCPDEDLQFEYLFEYEPPCSDFAGGDQDDSSLVPPKVLSPESEQAFPLGETSPYGIKSCSPSYSEHTEVLSGYENQEARNYLDSTRSAALSPRIEITPSREHYNHGRDSLQNHHLNISPRPTLTVPGHENLAYREPQCLSPASSNSSTSWHSENYSPWASPCVSPSSAQNPGDLCPRLQNIHTGSPRTSPGTSPRTSLGEDGVGPRSPSPRPGSRSTSPQGKRTYDMYRNPGLIPGHRSRSPSPSSGHEDHNIGAHYTHSSLTDAMNGFGASQPSLVPTKIVKTSNQVYTLYPENHGDGNYMVSCEQDIKAKPAAEPFFVIPSIWPKPLVSGLCSIPVASLPPLEWPVPSRTDQYELHIEVQPKPHHRAHYETEGSRGAVKAPTGGHPVVQLHGYRGKEPLGLQIFIGTADERILKPHAFYQVHRITGKTVTTTSFEKIINGTKILEIPLEPKNNMKAIIDCAGILKLRNADIELRKGETDVGRKNTRVRLVFRVHIPQPGGQHVSLQVASHPIECSQRSAHELPMVEKQDMDSCSVLGGQQMILTGQNFSSDSKVIFMEKTQDGQQIWETEATVDKDKSQPSMLFVEVPPYRETSVCHPAKVNFYVINGKRKRSQPQHFTYTPLACKNAAQPLFAPSIKTEPIDEYEAEHMGFAMPQILSMSSHSYYHNPRGILHPDNGLVSGMASCQRLSSSLPNQDARFQQQSPAIVYSRGGKSLSGSPAMWQAGGMMPDPHRSVLVHTGSPAQSVGPINAGSCHPLTHTYPGISDPPAALPHRDSAAERQNSSWDGAGGCFRRWTETGDGQGREFGPGLPR from the exons ATGACCTCCTTTTACGACGAAAAAGATTTGGTGGAAGAGCTCAGTCGAGTCAGCTGCCCTGACGAGGATTTACAGTTTGAGTACCTGTTTGAATATGAGCCGCCGTGCAGTGACTTTGCAGGGGGGGACCAAG ATGACTCCAGCCTTGTGCCCCCAAAAGTCCTCAGTCCTGAATCTGAGCAGGCTTTCCCCCTGGGGGAGACCTCTCCATACGGCATCAAGTCCTGCAGCCCCTCCTACAGTGAGCACACTGAGGTTCTCTCAGGATATGAGAACCAGGAGGCCAGAAACTACCTGGACAGTACTCGGTCTGCTGCCCTGAGCCCTCGAATTGAAATCACCCCCTCACGTGAGCACTACAATCATGGTCGGGACTCTCTGCAGAACCACCATCTGAACATTAGCCCCAGACCCACCCTTACTGTGCCAGGCCATGAAAACCTCGCCTACCGTGAGCCCCAGTGCCTGAGTCCTGCCAGCAGCAACTCCTCCACCAGCTGGCACTCAGAAAACTATTCCCCCTGGGCGTCGCCTTGCGTGTCCCCGAGCAGTGCACAGAACCCTGGAGACCTGTGCCCACGATTACAGAACATCCACACTGGCTCCCCACGCACCTCCCCGGGCACCTCTCCTCGCACCAGCCTAGGTGAGGACGGCGTAGGACCCCGCTCTCCTTCCCCAAGGCCTGGCTCTCGCTCCACCTCCCCGCAGGGAAAACGCACCTACGACATGTACAGAAATCCAGGATTAATCCCTGGGCACCGCTCCCGCAGTCCTTCCCCCAGTAGCGGCCACGAAGATCACAACATAGGCGCCCACTATACACATAGCAGCCTTACTGATGCCATGAATGGTTTTGGCGCCAGCCAGCCAAGCCTGGTGCCCACTAAAATAGTCAAGACATCCAACCAGGTTTACACTCTGTACCCAGAGAACCACGGAGATGGGAACTACATGGTGTCCTGTGAGCAGGACATAAAAGCCAAACCTGCTGCAGAGCCTTTCTTTGTTATTCCTTCAATCTGGCCCAAGCCTCTGGTTTCTGGCCTCTGCAG CATCCCTGTGGCTTCTCTGCCCCCACTGGAATGGCCTGTTCCTAGCCGCACCGACCAGTATGAGCTCCACATTGAGGTGCAGCCCAAACCACATCACAGAGCTCACTATGAAACAGAGGGAAGCAGGGGTGCAGTCAAAGCCCCCACGGGAGGACATCCTGTTGTGCAG TTACATGGCTACAGAGGCAAGGAGCCACTTGGCCTACAGATTTTCATCGGTACAGCTGACGAGCGCATCCTCAAGCCGCACGCCTTTTATCAAGTCCACCGCATCACTGGCAAAACAGTTACGACCACCAGCTTTGAGAAGATCATCAACGGCACTAAAATCCTGGAGATCCCACTAGAGCCTaagaacaacatgaaagcaat AATCGACTGCGCTGGGATCCTGAAGCTCAGGAACGCCGATATCGAGCTGAGGAAGGGCGAGACAGACGTCGGTCGGAAAAACACCCGAGTTCGACTTGTGTTTCGTGTGCACATACCTCAGCCTGGAGGACAGCATGTCTCTCTCCAGGTGGCCTCGCATCCCATCGAGTGCT CTCAGCGTTCAGCACACGAGCTTCCCATGGTGGAGAAGCAGGACATGGACAGCTGCTCTGTTCTGGGTGGCCAGCAGATGATCCTGACTGGGCAGAACTTCAGCTCCGATTCCAAGGTCATTTTTATGGAGAAAACACAGG ATGGGCAGCAAATCTGGGAAACAGAAGCAACGGTGGATAAAGACAAAAGCCAACCT AGCATGCTGTTTGTGGAGGTGCCGCCCTACCGTGAAACATCTGTCTGCCATCCTGCTAAAGTAAACTTCTACGTCATCAATGGCAAGAGAAAGCGCAGCCAGCCTCAGCATTTCACCTACACACCACTGGCATGTAAGAATGCTGCTCAGCCTCTTTTTG cTCCATCTATTAAGACAGAGCCCATAGATGAGTATGAAGCAGAGCACATGGGCTTTGCTATGCCTCAAATCTTGAGCATGTCCTCTCATTCCTACTACCATAACCCACGTGGCATCCTCCACCCAGACAACGGTCTGGTCTCTGGCATGGCTTCTTGCCAGCGCCTCAGTTCCAGCCTTCCAAACCAAGATGCACGTTTCCAGCAGCAGAGCCCAGCCATCGTGTACTCACGTGGGGGCAAGAGTCTGAGTGGCAGCCCTGCTATGTGGCAAGCTGGAGGGATGATGCCTGACCCCCACCGCTCGGTCCTGGTCCACACAGGCTCTCCAGCTCAGTCTGTAGGGCCCATCAATGCAG GCAGCTGCCACCCACTCACCCACACCTACCCAGGTATCAGTGACCCACCCGCAGCACTACCCCACCGTGATTCAGCAGCAGAAAGGCAGAACTCCAGCTGGGACGGGGCAGGTGGATGCTTCAGGAGATGGACAGAGACGGGTGACGGTCAAGGAAGAGAATTTGGACCAGGCCTACCTAGATGA